The following is a genomic window from Plasmodium yoelii strain 17X genome assembly, chromosome: 12.
tttaattttattttaatagaaaaataatatattaataataaataaaaaataaacaaacaaGTATGTAGAAAAGATCAAAATGAATGTAATAATATTCTCATTTTAAACATAAATTTTTGTGAACAAaccaaattaaaaatttattatcccttcaaaatttattataatattctatttatttttttatgaaatattatcattattatcatcattattattatcatcatcattattattatcatcattattatcatcattattattaccattatTTATAGACTATTCAatcttattatatattttcatcatatggaaatttattatttaaaaaaaaaaaaaaaaataagttatAAAGGGCTATTTATAACAACTTTTTTAACCCATGGGGGGGCAAACATAATTTCTAAATTTGCCGTTTCACCTTTTGAGAGAATTGTAATTATTAGACAAATACAAcctgttttttttaaaaatatattgattcAGCCaaattttacatatttaaatataataaaaagtaAGCAAAACGTCCTAAATACTTTTCTATATAAAATGACAactacataatatatatacatgcatactaTTATTGCCTAGCTTATtcacaaaatgaaaatttcgatattttcttcattttattcattaaggtatatataaaaaccaAGGGCTTACATCATTTTGGTGGGGATATAATGCtagtatttttaattttctatCATTCAGCTTTTTAAGATTATTATTCCAtgatcaaataaaatatcatttaTCTGACCGTATTAAAgataaagaatatttaaaaaaaaattattttttgacaactttttttttattttatacatcCAGTTCTTTATCTTCAGCTGTTTCATACCCTCTAGATACAATTCATAATTGTATGGCATTAAATCATGAAaatcttaaaaataaaaaattatataaaagaggagtttttttatttatttatgacCAGCTATTAAAGagaagtaataaaaaaaaaaaaaaaataataatatatttctatatctcatccatttttatttacaccaaatcaaaatataatacatatcaTAATACTTTGAATGTCTACAATTTAagtcatatatttatgttcaTATAAATGTGTAAAGGTTAATActcctatacatatatattatcctAATAATAAGGAGAAAttcatatgtatgtatatatgtatatttttttttttttttttttttttttttagaaatcAGAAATTTATATGCAGGATACAGTTTATGCTTATTAAACTTCATCCCATATTTAACAATCACAATTAAATTGAATGaattatttacaaaatattttaccgaaataaattttgataaaaaaaattacaactTTCAAAAtgataagaaaaataatattacatTGAACGAAGAATAtaaagaattatttaaaaaaaatccaaactttttttcttatattgtTTTAGGAGTCTTAACAGGATATATTGCACAATTTGCTACATACCCCCTTGAAACTTTGAGGAGAAAATATCAATATCGTGTTATGTATGAACAAAATtttcttaaatttataattcataataataagttaaataatataaaacccAAAACAtttgtaaataaaatgaaaaatatgtacaaagGATTTA
Proteins encoded in this region:
- a CDS encoding ADP/ATP carrier protein, putative, which codes for MEIYYLKKKKKISYKGLFITTFLTHGGANIISKFAVSPFERIVIIRQIQPVFFKNILIQPNFTYLNIIKSIYKNQGLTSFWWGYNASIFNFLSFSFLRLLFHDQIKYHLSDRIKDKEYLKKNYFLTTFFLFYTSSSLSSAVSYPLDTIHNCMALNHENLKNKKLYKRGVFLFIYDQLLKRKIRNLYAGYSLCLLNFIPYLTITIKLNELFTKYFTEINFDKKNYNFQNDKKNNITLNEEYKELFKKNPNFFSYIVLGVLTGYIAQFATYPLETLRRKYQYRVMYEQNFLKFIIHNNKLNNIKPKTFVNKMKNMYKGFTVHSLKLIPEYLIFSCFFYYVKNNMPI